TGTCCGGCAGGCAGATCAAAGGTCAGATCTTGCAAGGTCCAGCCGCTAGATTCATCGGGATAGCGGAACCAGACTCGATCAAAGGTCACAGACAGGGCACTGGTGGGTAAAACGGCCTGCCCTTCGGAGCGCTGCTGGGGCTGTTGCGCCAGTAAGTCACGAACACGCTGGAGGCTGGCCTCGGCCTGCTGCAGTTGCTCTAGTTCCTCCCGAATGCGCTCGATGGGCTCTTGCAGGAGGTTGGTGTAGTCAAACAGCAGGTAGACGGTGCCAACAGTAATGGCGTTTTGCTGCCACAGGTACGCGCCTAGGGCCAGTGCGATCGCATTGCCCACCGTGAACAGACCCACACTGCTGCCCCACAGCAGGGTGCTGCTAAAGCGAGCCTGCTGAAAGACGGGCAGCCAGCTCTGCAGCAGGCCGTAAAACCGCGCCATAACGTAGTCAACTGCCCCATTGGCGCGAATATCTTCGCGCCCGCTTAGGTGCTCAACCACAAAGCCGTAAAACTCAGCCGTCACCTGGCGGTAGGTGCGCCAGGGGCGAACGGCGACAGCCCGCAACCCGCTGAGCACCCCCAAAGCGGCCAGAGCAAAGAGGCCCAGCGCCAACCCCGCTCGCCAATCTTCTAAAAACAGCACCCCCACCACACCCAGCAGCAGCAGGACATTGCCAACTACCTGAATTACAAACTGGGAGAAAAACCGGGATAGAGCGTCAACATCGCCATCGACGCGCTCTACCAGTTCGCCGGAGGTATGCGCCTTATGAAACGCCAGATCTAGTTTAAGGCAATGATTTGCCAGATCCAGCCGCAGTTGATTGGTCACGCTCCAAGACACGGTTTCGCTAAAGTAGGTGGCTGCGATCGCAAGCCCTTGCCTGACCGCAGCCACCGCGATAAACAACAGGGCTGCTCCCACCAGCGCCCCTTGAGCCTGACCCGCTACCGCCGTATCAATAAAGTAGCGAACGATCTGCGGATTGAGAATTTGTAGCCCTATACCGCCCAGCAGCGTCACAGCCAGCCCTACCATCTGTAGCCGTTGGGGTCTCAGGTATTGAGTCAGCAGCTGAGCAGAATGATCTGATGCACTCACCATAAGTCCTCACCCCTACTACCAAAGCCCCTTGCTTGAGAGCCGTAGGGAACTGTCTTGAAGGTTACTTGATGGGTGTCAGAATTGTATACGGAGCTTGCTAGACCAGGGCACCCCAACACCGCCAACTCCTACCCCTAGGTGGCCCCTGTAAAGCCATGCGGTAACCATAATGTTTAGAGGCTAGAACGAAACGCTAGCTCTCGCAGGTTGAGTTGAGGCTCAGCGAAACCTGGCAGTTCCAGGGGTTTGTTGAGTCTAGCAAGCTCGACACCAACCGACAAAAGGGCTGGGCGCACCCACAACGACCTATCGTTAGGGGTTGAATGCTCTGCTTGCACCGAGGGAGATAAGCAGATGCTGGAATATACGCTCGATGGTCGCCAGATTGCTACGCTTGAGGGGTTTTATGCCGAAATCGGTCGCGCTTTGCTGGGCGGGCAGCCCTGGGGAGAAAACCTAGATGCGCTCAACGAAGTGCTGCGAGGCGACTACGGGCAACTTCCAGAGGTATTTCGGCTTGTTTGGCACCATGCTGACTGCTCTCAGGTGGCGCTGGGCTATCCAGAGACCGTGCGCCAGCTCACTCGGCAGCTGCGAGACTGCCCGCCTACGGTGTTGATCAAGACAGCTTGGGCGCTGCGAGCGGCGCTGCGAGACCAGGGGCCAACGGTGTATGACTGGCTGGTGACGCTGATTCAAAAACACCCGCACATTGAGCTAGTTTTGGCGGCAAACGAAGACTAGAACACAATGCGGGAAATGTCGAGCAAGTCTTCAATGAGCTGCGACTGCAGTTTAGTGT
This sequence is a window from Pseudanabaena sp. FACHB-2040. Protein-coding genes within it:
- a CDS encoding ABC transporter ATP-binding protein, with the protein product MVSASDHSAQLLTQYLRPQRLQMVGLAVTLLGGIGLQILNPQIVRYFIDTAVAGQAQGALVGAALLFIAVAAVRQGLAIAATYFSETVSWSVTNQLRLDLANHCLKLDLAFHKAHTSGELVERVDGDVDALSRFFSQFVIQVVGNVLLLLGVVGVLFLEDWRAGLALGLFALAALGVLSGLRAVAVRPWRTYRQVTAEFYGFVVEHLSGREDIRANGAVDYVMARFYGLLQSWLPVFQQARFSSTLLWGSSVGLFTVGNAIALALGAYLWQQNAITVGTVYLLFDYTNLLQEPIERIREELEQLQQAEASLQRVRDLLAQQPQQRSEGQAVLPTSALSVTFDRVWFRYPDESSGWTLQDLTFDLPAGQVLGLLGRTGSGKSTLARLLLRLYEPQQGSIRLGPLELNQIPLAALPQQVGLVTQDVQLFQTTVRHNLTFFSPHVDDAALLTVLDDLGLRPWLQSLPQGLDTELGPDGGGLSAGQAQLLAFARVFLKNPGLVILDEASSRLDPQTELLIERAVDRLLAGRTGIIIAHRLKTIQRADQILILDQGQILEAGRRDQLENQPNSRFAQLLRLGAGALLG
- a CDS encoding barstar family protein; the protein is MLEYTLDGRQIATLEGFYAEIGRALLGGQPWGENLDALNEVLRGDYGQLPEVFRLVWHHADCSQVALGYPETVRQLTRQLRDCPPTVLIKTAWALRAALRDQGPTVYDWLVTLIQKHPHIELVLAANED